One window of the Zea mays cultivar B73 chromosome 3, Zm-B73-REFERENCE-NAM-5.0, whole genome shotgun sequence genome contains the following:
- the LOC100277390 gene encoding uncharacterized protein LOC100277390: MRDKHIRSLRSSCRSLFDRGEPVNRHFAHPGSSPAPRECTTSPEPEKVRGSWRWTRTIGSAPERGRRRPRAGATGPRRCSSR, from the coding sequence ATGAGAGATAAGCATATCAGATCTCTTCGATCATCCTGCAGATCTCTATTCGACCGCGGCGAACCAGTGAACCGCCACTTCGCCCATCCAGGCTCCAGCCCCGCACCGCGCGAGTGCACAACGTCGCCGGAACCGGAGAAAGTGAGGGGGAGCTGGAGATGGACAAGGACAATAGGCTCCGCGCCCGAGCGGGGGAGAAGGCGTCCAAGAGCAGGAGCCACGGGTCCACGGCGCTGTTCGTCGCGGTAG